One Amblyomma americanum isolate KBUSLIRL-KWMA chromosome 8, ASM5285725v1, whole genome shotgun sequence DNA window includes the following coding sequences:
- the vito gene encoding nucleolar protein viriato isoform X2: protein MGRPVRDKEFLTGFQKRKKERQKKAQEKIMQEAKEEKRRLKAEKREIMQRLLGDKPVPGSGADKEDEEEPVTYNLPDHTVTVTSLESSDLYGDVRIGDNRADDNEEEDDDSIGDEIERGRTTDSDKRRLKALDRQMGDCSVQLRAALHKDKKQRGKMRRIKLRTTKKAKLARTHRL, encoded by the exons ATGGGACGTCCTGTGCGTGACAA GGAATTCCTGACTGGCTTCCAGAAGCGCAAGAAAGAGCGTCAGAAGAAGGCGCAGGAAAAGATCATGCAGGAGGCCAAGGAAGAGAAGCGACGACTCAAAGCCGAG AAGCGAGAAATTATGCAGCGCCTCCTAGGGGACAAGCCAGTGCCAG GCAGTGGAGCCGAcaaggaggatgaggaggagccCGTAACCTACAACCTACCGGATCACACAGTGACCGTGACCAGCCTGGAGAGCTCCGACCTGTATGGGGATGTCCGCATTGGCGACAATCGAGCCGATGATAACGAGGAGGAGGATGACGACAGCATTGGCGATGAGATTGAGCGGGGCCGGACCACGGATAGTGACAAGCGAAG GCTGAAGGCGCTTGACCGGCAGATGGGCGACTGCAGCGTGCAGCTGCGCGCAGCTTTGCACAAGGACAAGAAGCAGCGGGGAAAGATGCGCCGCATCAAGTTGCGCACCACCAAGAAGGCCAAGCTGGCACGCACACACCGGCTGTGA
- the vito gene encoding nucleolar protein viriato isoform X1: MKKKRSKQPPKKIHLVFDERERREFLTGFQKRKKERQKKAQEKIMQEAKEEKRRLKAEKREIMQRLLGDKPVPGSGADKEDEEEPVTYNLPDHTVTVTSLESSDLYGDVRIGDNRADDNEEEDDDSIGDEIERGRTTDSDKRRLKALDRQMGDCSVQLRAALHKDKKQRGKMRRIKLRTTKKAKLARTHRL, encoded by the exons ATGAAGAAGAAGCGGTCCAAGCAGCCACCCAAGAAAATACACTTGGTCTTTGATGAACGGGAGCGCCG GGAATTCCTGACTGGCTTCCAGAAGCGCAAGAAAGAGCGTCAGAAGAAGGCGCAGGAAAAGATCATGCAGGAGGCCAAGGAAGAGAAGCGACGACTCAAAGCCGAG AAGCGAGAAATTATGCAGCGCCTCCTAGGGGACAAGCCAGTGCCAG GCAGTGGAGCCGAcaaggaggatgaggaggagccCGTAACCTACAACCTACCGGATCACACAGTGACCGTGACCAGCCTGGAGAGCTCCGACCTGTATGGGGATGTCCGCATTGGCGACAATCGAGCCGATGATAACGAGGAGGAGGATGACGACAGCATTGGCGATGAGATTGAGCGGGGCCGGACCACGGATAGTGACAAGCGAAG GCTGAAGGCGCTTGACCGGCAGATGGGCGACTGCAGCGTGCAGCTGCGCGCAGCTTTGCACAAGGACAAGAAGCAGCGGGGAAAGATGCGCCGCATCAAGTTGCGCACCACCAAGAAGGCCAAGCTGGCACGCACACACCGGCTGTGA